A genomic window from Sceloporus undulatus isolate JIND9_A2432 ecotype Alabama chromosome 9, SceUnd_v1.1, whole genome shotgun sequence includes:
- the LOC121915785 gene encoding glycogen synthase kinase-3 alpha-like: MRRRRRAIRASEAGSQFSASGSPPDREGSGGRAQAPGGGGGGSAEEARRGSGAEGPGEGGGGGEGGAGLARRPASSGRAHLAGQGRAGQGRVGCCLLPLLEGTWGNPSPASFPCEGAPSSCCYTDLTQMPPPDWKERGTGPGFLRPDWPENSRRSKKGRGCLQLTKGTSLSDVASS; this comes from the exons ATGCGCCGCCGGAGGAGAGCGATCCGGGCCAGCGAGGCCGGCAGCCAATTCAGCGCCTCAGGCTCCCCGCCAGACCGAGAAGGAAGCGGCGGCCGAGCCCAGGctccgggaggaggaggaggagggagcgcgGAGGAGGCGCGGCGGGGATCCGGCGCTGAGGGGcccggagaaggaggaggaggcggagaggGAGGCGCGGGGCTGGCGCGGCGGCCGGCCTCCTCTGGTCGCGCCCacctggcagggcagggcagggctggGCAG GGTCGCGTGGGATGCTGCCTGCTGCCTCTTCTCGAGGGGACCTGGGGAAACCCCAGCCCTGCCTCCTTCCCCTGCGAGGGCGCGCCCTCCTCCTGCTGTTACACTGACCTGACCCAAATGCCGCCTCCTGATTGGAAGGAACGCGGCACAGGGCCCGGCTTCCTCCGCCCTGATTGGCCCGAGAACAGCCGGCGTTCTAAAAAGGGGCGGGGCTGTCTTCAGCTGACCAAGGGAACCTCCCTCAGTGACGTCGCCTCTTCTTGA